One Orcinus orca chromosome 8, mOrcOrc1.1, whole genome shotgun sequence genomic window, TTGTTAAAGCCTCAATAACCATTTTGCTCctaatttttgtgtttgtgtttcagatcttgatgaataaaataaagcagaCATAATTCATCTCTGGAAAGATTATTTATACTCTGGCATTTGAAATGCTTTGTATTTAGAATAGtagtaaaaatggaaaaagagaaagtaaatgatGATGGAAAACCAGACCCAGAGAACTCCTTGGACTTTTCTGAACACTTTAACCAACTTGAATTATTAGAAACACATGGACACCTTATTCCCACTGGCACCCAAAGTCTCTGGGTAGGGAATTCTGATGAAGATGAAGAgcaagatgaaaaaactgaagagtGGTAtcaattgcaagaaaaaaaaatggaaaaagatccAAGCAAATTGCTTCTTTGGGCTGCTGAAAAAAAtcgggtaaaaaaaaaaaaaaaagaacagttaaaGAGGAAACCTTAATTTAGTAGGAAACGTATTAGATTGGAAGCCAGAAGACCTGTACTGAATCTTGCTTTAGTCTGTAACTTTGGGCAAAGCCTACTGTTTCTGAACctctattttcttatctgtaaaaatggCCACCATAATACCTGCCTCTTTCATACAGGGTTTTATACAGAGGCAATGTATGTGAAAACACATAGTAAGCTACAAAGTGTCACATGGGTATTTTGGGGAGCTTTAAGAATAATTATAAAGAGAGCAAGCAATCATCTGTATCTTTAAATCATTTATATTAAGTCATTAGGGTCATCCTAAAGACAAGTATTTAGTAAAGAGAGGATgggaattaacatttattaaacaccaacTATACCATGTGCCTTACTACATTATTGATTTAATCCTCATATATCCCTATAAGATATGTCATATTCTTCCCTTTTACAGATTAAGAAGTTGAGATTCAGGAACATTAATTTGCCCAGAATCGTCCAAGTAGGATGACCCTGCTTAACAGCCAAAGTCTGTTCTTCCCACTTAGCCATTTGTATCTTGTTTTACTAAGTTCCCCCATGTCTGTGTTAATAAACTAATAAATGGTCTTATATTTTTGGATAACTTTTTAAGCCAAGAGCAGACTGCATCCCACCAGAGGTCCTCAGACCAAACTGAAAATCACTTCCTGAAAACATGTATCTGAGGTTGTTTTAGTTAGAAGGAATTGCGCTCCTTAATCTCGACTTCCTTGTTACCATTGTATTCTACTgttaaaagaagttttttttttaattggagtgtagttgatttacaacgttgtgttggtttcagatgtacagcagagtgattcagttatacatatattcttttttagattcttttctcatttaggttatcacagaatattgagtagagttccctgtgctatatagtaggtattttttaaagttttatacagtatatatattggTGTGGTAATCCTACTACAGAAAGATCAGTCTGTTCCATTACTATGTTTTCTTCGcagatgaaatataaaatattaatacaattCTAGCCTGTATTATTCATTTAGGACTAGAGCTTTTATACAATAAGCCTTCATTGGACCAGGAATAAATGTATGGTTTGGTATTCAGAGAATCATGCTCTTAGAATCAACAGTTTATAGTTAACACTGACTTGTTCATTGTTAAATCagttccccaccccccccccaaaaaatcgtagtttttattttacagtcATCTGCTAACAAAGACgtttttatttaacttaattaAATCAAACACTAGATGGtttaattttctttgcttattgTTTCATTTCGAGTTGGGTTTGTAAAAGATCTATTTTCTTCTCAGCTGACCACAGTGCGAAGACTGCTTTCTGAAAAGGCCACCCACGTGAACACTCGAGATGAAGATGGGTACAGCCCGCTCCATCGAGCAGCCTACAGCGGACACTTAGACGTGGTCCGGGAGTTGATTGCACACAGGGCAGATGTTCACGCGGTGACTGTGGATGGCTGGACACCCCTGCACAGTGCCTGTAAGTGGAATAACACCAGAGTGGCTTCTTTCTTACTGCAGCATGATGCAGATATCAACGCCCAAACAAAAGGCCTCTTGACCCCCTTACATCTAGCTGCTGGGAACAGAGACAGCAAAGATACCCTTGAACTCCTCCTGATGAACCGCTACATCAAAGCAGGTCTGAAGAACAGCCTGGAGGAAACTGCATTTGACATCGCCAGGAGGACAAGCATGTATCACTACCTCTTTGAAATTGTGGAAGGCTGCACAAATTCTTCACCTCAGTCTTAATGGTTCtaataattttcttaagtttCTAAGTCCCAGTGCCTCCTTTGTGTGAGATGTGAAATGTCCCCATCATACAAAGTTGACATCAAAAGTCTTAGGACAGTAATTCAGTGGTACTCACGATAATATCCTTCCAAGTGAATTGCCTGACCTTGATGTCAAAATGTATTTGGAAGTTGATTGGATATATCTTTAATGATTTCCGtggtgtttgtgatttttatcaAATCATTTTAACTTACCTATACTGAAAAACTTGTCACAAGCTGTACAGAAAACTAATATTTTTGGTGCTGATccaagagaaatgtatttttaaatattccccCATCCTAGATCTTTGTGCAGTATTTAGTAtattaatgtgtatttttataagGTCAGGTAACTCAGAATTTCATTTAAAACTCTTAATATACTGGTGCAGTTCAGCTGTCTTCTCTGCATCACCATAGCCATTTGCTTTCATTGTAAACCGTAAGAATGAACATATTAGTGTCTTGAATCTccgtaaattaaaaaaaaatcaagacaccTAGATCTTTGTTTTCTAGAACCTAGGCCATTTTCAGGAAGTAGCTAGGTGTTTAATCCATGAATTTTATATACTGCCCCCTCCCACAATCCACACAATCCTGTGGACCATCCTACCTCACCCTGGTCAACCTGCATATTCCTTATGCTGCTGGTGAGTCAGCACGACCCTTCAGACATGCGCACAACTATACCTTGGTTCAGATCATAACGTATCTGCTCTCCAGCTAGTTTTACCTCCCTGGTCCTACTGAGCTGGGCACTGCTCATCTAGACTCTCAAGTTCACAGGAAGTGTTCTTTTCCAGGGTCCTCATTTTATACAAGCCACACAAAGACAAAGTGACAGGGAAAAGGAATTCTAAGAATGAGGGGATGATGATTATATTGGGGTGAGAACCGCAAAGTGGCCCAGGTCTTTTTTAAAAGCCACATTGTGGATAGTGACAAAAGCATAAATATAAATagtccaaaaaaaaataaaagttttgaacaaccaaaaaaaaagcatgaattctttttttaccTGTGTATCTTCCTTGGATCCATAACATGTTTATTCATTCCAGctaagagatggaagcaacccaaaagcccactgacagatgaatgaatagagaaaatgtagtatatacagaaaattgaatattattaagccttaaaaaagaaggaaatcctaacacatgctacaacagggattaaccttgagaacattatgctaaataaaataagccaatcacaaaaagacaaattatgTATGAGTCCACTCATATGAgacatctaaaatatttaaattcatagggacttccctggtggcgcagtggtttaagaatccgcctgccaatgcaggggacacgggttcaagccctggtccggggaagatcccacataccacggagcaactaagcccgtgcaccacaactactgagcctgcgctctagagcctgtgagccacaactactgagcccgtgtgccataactactgaagcccacgcgcctagagcccatgctccacaacaagagaagccactgcattgggaagcccgtgcactgcaacgaagagtagcccccgctcgccacaactacagaaagctcgtgtgcagcagtgaagacccaacacagccaaaaataaataaatttattaaaaaataataataaaataaaaataaaatattcaaattcatagaaacagaaagtagaatggttgttgccagggtctgggggaagggagaaataggGAGCTGGTGTTccatgggtatagagtttctgttttgcaagatgaaaaagttctagagatccaTTACACAGCAATGTAAATATACTcagcactttaaaatggttaagatggtttaaaaaaactattagtCATATAGAAAAGATAATTGCAAATGTTTGTGATTGTCAAAGTACGTTAAATGGTCTCATTAATTTTACAAGTAAATATTATGATACAGATTtggaaaattatctttaaaagataattgactgtttaaagaaaaatattaacaatttttacAGAGTTTATAACATatctaaaagtaaaatatatgtcaACAGTTATATAATGGCTGGAAGGAGagaaatggaatttctttttttggctgcattgagtctttgttgctgcgtgagggctttctctagttgcggtgagtggggactgctcttcattgcagtgcataggcttctcactgcagtggcttctcttgttgcggagcacgggctctaggcatgcaggcttcagtagttgtggtgtgcaggctcagtagttgtggcacatgggcttagttgctccacggcacatgggatcttctgggaccagggatcgtacccgtgtcccctgcattggcaggcagattcttaaccactgtgccaccagggaagtccttggaatGCTCTTAAAATATGCCTGAAGTGGTATAACATCTCTTGAAGGTAGCCCATGAAAAGTTAAAGTTGTATACCATAAACACTAATgcaaccactaaaataacaaaGCAAAGAGTTACAGCTAaacttcatgataaaaactctcaacagacTAAGAATAGAAAGGAAGTTCCTCAgcctgataaaggacatctaaaaaaaccccaaaacttaacatcatacttagtggTGAAAGACTGAGTGCTTTCACTCTAAGATTAAGAATAAGACAAggatccatcaacagaggaatggataaaggagctatggtacatatatacaatgggatattactcagccatgaaaaggaatgaaattgggtcatgtgtagagaggtggatggacctagagagtgtcatacagagtgaagtaagtcagaaagagaaaagcaaatattgtataataacacatatatgtggactctagaaaaatggtgtagatgatcttatttgcaaagcagaaatagagatacggaggtagaggacaaatgtatggataccaagggggaaaggggttgggtgggaggaattgggagactgggattgacacatatactgTGTATTGACACTGTGTATACTATGTATATtgatactatgtacaaaatagacaactgatgggaacatactgtatagcacaggggactctacctaattcactgtggtaacctaaatgggagggaagtccaaaagggaggggatatctctatgtgtatggctgatttattttgttgtgcagtggaggctaacacaacattgtaaagcaacaatactccaataaaaattaattttaaaaaaatggatgttctttttcaaagtttcaAATGCTCCCCTAGTAAATAAAACAGgtcacattttcaaaaaaaaataataataagacaaggatgtctgctctcaccacttctattaaaCATTTTACTGCAGATTCTAgtcagggcaattaggcaagaaaagaaaagaaaagacatccagattggaaaagaactAAAAGTATCTCTATATGCAGGTGATATGATCTTGTATATGAGAAATCATAAGGAATCCACTGGGAAAAAACTataagaactaataaatgagttcagcaatgCTCCAGGATAccagatcaatatacaaaaatcaactttaGTTTTATATAGTATCAATGAGcaaactgaaaattaaattaagaaaacaatttcttaatttaattattattaaattaagaaaatttataatagcattgttatataatttattataatttattaataaattaagaaaacaatttataaTAGCATTGACAAGAAAAAATGTACTttggaataaacttaacaaaagaagtacaaaacTTTTGCTCTGCGAACTATAAAAGATTGTTGAAAGAAGCTAAAGAAGCACAAAATAAACAGAATGACATCCCATTTTCATGGATCAAAACACTtattattgttaagatggcacTACCCCCCacattgatctatagattcaatgcaattctatcaaaattccagctaACTTCTTCAcaaaaattgacaagctgatcctaaaattcgtatggaaatgcaaagaagcCAGAAGCGCCAAACAatctcgaaaaaaaaaaaaaaagttggagaacTCACACTTTTTTATTTCAAAGCTTACTAGAAAGcttgtggtactggcataaggataaacatatatatcaatggaacagaattttgaatccagaaataaaccctcacatttatgGAGCACTGAATACTTTTGACAATAGTGTCAAGAAaattcaatggaggaaaaaatagcctttttcaacaaatggttctgggaaaactgggtatccacgtgcaaaagaatgaagttggactcctaCATCACACTATAATgttaatacaaaaattaaaatgatcaaatacttaaatgtaagagctaaaactataaaacttttagaagaaaacaaatggaaaaaatcttCATGATAttagatttggcaatgatttcttggatatgtcACAAAAAACAccacattaaaggaaaaatatagataaatgggactacatcaaaattaaaacttttttaaaatcaaaggacactatcaacaaagtgaaaaggcaactcattaaatgggagaaaatatttataaatcacatatctgataagggattaatatccagaatatacaaagaattcttaaaactcaacaaaaaacccaattcaaaaatggataaaatacttgaataaacatttctccaaagaagatatacaaacaactcgtaaacacatgaaaagatactcaaatcACTAGTCAGTaggaaaatgcaaagcaaaatcacgaagagataccacttcacattcaTTAGGATAGCTagctgttatatttttaaaaaggaaagtaacaagtgttgacaaggatatagagaaattggaacctttgtgcattgctggtgggaatgtaaagtggtgcagccacttgaAAAAGTTTAATGGTTCCccacaaaattaaacacagaactaccatatgatccagtaattccatttctaggtatatactcaaaagaactgaaagcaggaactcaaaACTGATACTTGTacaccagtgttcattgcagcattacttgcAACTGCctaaaggtggaaacaacccaaacgtccatcaacagatgaacagatatacACAATGctgtatgtacatacaatggaatattattcaatcttaaaaaaggaatgcaattctgattcatgctacaacatggatgaactttaaaaacattatgctaaatgaaataacccagacacaaaaggaaaagattgtatgattccacgtatatgaagtacctaaagtagtcaaattcacagagacagaagatAGAACAGAGGttaccagagggcagagagagggggaaattgagaattattgtttaatgggtacaattTCTGTTTGGaataatgaaaaaattctggaaatggatagtggtgatggctgtacaacactatgaatgtacttaatgtcactgaattgtatacttaaaaatggttaaaagagtaaattttatgttatgtacattttatcacaataaaaataaagcagttaTACCTCCAGATCCCCCATTCCTAGCAGCTAGATGGATGACCCCCGCCTCCACTCCAGCAGAAGATTGGAGGTAATTCACTGAAGGAAGTCAAACAGGCTCTCTGGATGGAAGGTACAAAGCACAGTTGAAGGCAGAACCACCATACTGAAACGGGAATTTCATGAATACTTACATTCTACATATTAAGCCTTCAGTTCTCCTCTCCCCCTCACTTCCCAGGGTGCTGGTACCAGACTGATTCCCTCCAGCAGGGAGACCGGAGGAGTCACTCCATGGAGAATCAGAGCAGTTCACGAGATAAGACCTTAAAATACCAACATGAGGGCTTCCCCAACTGAACAGCCGAGACAGATCACCCATCAGTGAAACCCCCAGTTGATAAGCCCACCTGTGTGCACAGAGTCATATGTCCACTACTAGATAGGGCAAGACAGTCAAAGATCACCTGAAGGTAGAGGAAAGCTACtaagagaacaaaacaaaccagAACAGGTAACTTGGGGGAAGCAACAATTATACAAGAAGAAAGTAACATTGGAAATGAAGTGTATCATTAATATCCTTAGACAGATAAGATATTGCATCCATGGTATAAGGCCAAAGTGTTATACAAAAAAAGagactgcaaaaacaaaacaaaagcaacctCTTGCTCCAAATAAAGCCCTAGATTTTCCCGTTTGCTAttcaaattaaagttttctgagtctgattttctcatgtgtaaaattagtttttatatgGATTCAAATAGATTGTGAATACAAAAGTGCTTAGACACTACAGGAGTtgtttattaataataacaacagcaacaacttaCAATCCAAAAGTTGGGAATCCTCAACATTGATTTATTCGATCATGTGAGTGTAGCAGGAGCGGGACACGACAAGCAAAGCACTGCGTGAAACCAGAGACCTTTCCTTGAACTCACTGTCCAGTCCCTCCTCCCGCCCCTACTTGTTCCAGGTGGTGATTTATTCTTTAGCCTTTGGGGCCAAACTTTTCGGAATTCGGATTCCGGCTGTGGCACTTCTAGTTGTGTAACCTCAGACAATATCCTCTGCTTTTCTTAATCTCAGTTTCCCTACCAAGGAATAGTAAACCGCTCTTGCGAAACTGGTGTCACAAACAAACGAGAGATAAACGGAAAGAAAGTCCTTTGCTTTGGTCAGTAAGTAATTGCAGCTCCCCAACTCCAGCGCCTTCCTGGGCGCGCGGGTCACCTGCACAAGCCCACTGGGAGCGGCTTGGggcggctgggggcggggaggatcCACAGTCACCATGGCAACCGGAGACGCCTCGCGTTCTTCAGCAGCCTGCGGCGGAGCAGAGAAGGCCAGCCGGCCGCGCGCCGCAAAGAAGACCCCCGCGGCATGAGGGGGGAGGAGGCGGTGACCGCGGTGACGATGCCCGAGGCGGGCCGCGACGGCGAGCAGCCTCTGTCGCCCGCAGGCCTGGGATGCGGGGCGCGCGGGGAGACCGGAGGCCGCGGCCCCCAGGAGTCCCGGAAGCAGTGTGAGTTCTCTTTCAGCCTCGGACCCCGCGGGAGGTACGTGGGCGAGGAGAAGCGGTGAAAGGTGAACTGGGGGAAACCGCACTAAGACTAGCTGAAGCCGCAAAGTTtatggagggagggggcggagctgcTGTTTTGGCAAAGGCAGGGGTGATGGTTTTGTGGCCGAAGGCATCTGGTCCATTTCCCCAAGCCCTCCTTCATAAAAGGCTACCTGAGTCCAGGTATCCTCCAACTTAATTGGTAGTGGCATTGGCCTGGAAGGTAttgaaaaaaattgtgtgtgtgtatatatacatacatatgatattaaaaatattaaattataaaatatatcttaattataaaaatgtgtaaaatataatatatatttaagttttaaatatatttaaaaatatgtttaaattataaaaatgtgtaaaatgtaatatataaatttaaattttacacataataaaactatgaagtttatattttaaatatataaattatatacacacacggAAATATGCAGATCATTTTTGTCaattccttcattttacagaccaggaaactgaggtctaCACTAGAGGAAAGGAAGTGACTTGCCTACCGTCACTCAGTGCTGGAGAAATCCTTCAAACACTTAAACCCCCATCTCTTGGATTATCAGTTCATAAATTATGATTACCTGATCCTTTTAGAATCTCACAATTATGGGCCACGTTTTAACacactgctgttgtctcctccctgccctgccaaACACACAAACAACATTCAAATAAGTAAAAGCAGTTCTGGTTCACAGTCACAGCCAACATGGTTGAGTCCACGCTAGGTCCAAGTGCTCTTCCATAAATTTACAGATATTTCACAGCCCTTTGTGCCCCACATGTCTTCAGTAGGTGGTAAGGAATGATGAAGATGGAAAATAACAGGCCAAAGAGGAAGGCAAGCGTTCCCAGCCCTTTTGCAGCACCTCCCTGATTGCCTCTCTAGAGCACCGTGGCTCCCTCTGTGCCAGGACAACAGAGGAGCGAGGGTTGTTCTCAAGCCGCTCAGCTTCCGCTCCTCGAGCGACCACGCACCCTCCTCCTGGGAGACGGAGACCCCCCCGAGGAGCCACAGAACTGCTGCCACCTGGTAAAAGGACCTCTTCCCTCAGCATCAGCCACAATGTGCCTGATTATGATACCTCGTTCCTGTTATTGTCAACAGCACACAGAGACCTTATCTAGAGCAGCTAAATTCACTGTATATAAGTATTCAGTATACTTAAGTAATTCCTTACTCCGACTTAAAATTCTATCTATCTGGGAATTTTCCTGTTAAAGGTGCTATAATTTAAAGGTTCTGTATTCCCTGTGACTGTAGGAGTAAAAGGTGGAATTAACCATTCACTTACCAACTTGACAGCTATGGAGTCCTTTTTGCATGTCAGGCATTGGGCTGGTTGCTGGGAAATGAGTAATGAATTAAGGCAGGTGTCCAGACTTTCAGGAGCTCACAAAGTCAGGGTGGGGGACATATAAAGAGTTCCTGCCTCAGCCTTCCTGAGTTCCTGGCCTCAGCTGAAATAGGGACAGAATATTTACACCTGCACAAAGTATCCattcaattttcaatttttttttgaaaggtcTTCAATCTCTAGTTTTTGGAAAGGTCCCCAGTCTCTGTACAGCTTCTACTCCCTAATCACACATCTGCTCCCAAATATACACAGATAAAATGTGGT contains:
- the ANKRD49 gene encoding ankyrin repeat domain-containing protein 49, whose amino-acid sequence is MEKEKVNDDGKPDPENSLDFSEHFNQLELLETHGHLIPTGTQSLWVGNSDEDEEQDEKTEEWYQLQEKKMEKDPSKLLLWAAEKNRLTTVRRLLSEKATHVNTRDEDGYSPLHRAAYSGHLDVVRELIAHRADVHAVTVDGWTPLHSACKWNNTRVASFLLQHDADINAQTKGLLTPLHLAAGNRDSKDTLELLLMNRYIKAGLKNSLEETAFDIARRTSMYHYLFEIVEGCTNSSPQS
- the C8H11orf97 gene encoding uncharacterized protein C11orf97 homolog, translated to MRGEEAVTAVTMPEAGRDGEQPLSPAGLGCGARGETGGRGPQESRKQYQETEVYTRGKEVTCLPSLSAGEILQTLKPPSLGLSVHKL